The genomic interval GGTGCTCCGAGCCCTCCTCGTCGCGCAGCGCCGCCAATTGCCCGAGCAGGCCCGAGCGTTCGGCAACGGGCGCGTTGAGCCGCTGCACCATGTAGTCGACGTCCTTGTACCAGTTGAGCTGCGAGCCCTCGAAGGCGTGCGCACTGGTCATGAACGCGATGTCCAGGCTCGACATCAGCCGTGGCCAGTCCTCGAACGGCACCCCGAGCACCTTGCAGTGCAGCGCCGCCGAGAAGGGATCGGCGAAACCCGCCCGGAGGTCGACCGGGGGCCCCCAGGCCAGCAGGTCGTCGATCAGCTTGTCGGCCGTGATGCCCAGCCAGCAGTGCAGCCCTTCGCCCGCACGCGGGTTGAGCGCCTTCATCACTGCCCCGCGCAGCCCGGCGCTGTTGATGTTCCCCATGTTGTTGACGACCTCGGGCGGGATGGTCAGCGCGTACTGGCGCGGCACACCGGGGGCGGCCGTGTCCTTGAGGCTGAACCGCTCGTCCTCCAGGACCTGTTTGGCCAGCGGATAACTGCTCACCAGCCACGCGCTGTCGCCGGTGAGCGTGCGCACCCGGGCCACCGGCTGCTGCTCGCGCAGCCAGGAACACTCCTCGGGGAGTACGTCGCCCCGCCGGGAGAACGGGAATTCAAGCAGCTCGTCGGACATCATCCGCAGTCCTTCCGAAGGCGTCGGGTTTTACAACGGCATATGCCTGGTTGCGGGCCGCCCGCAGACCGCCGCCCTTCGCGTAGAGGAGTTCTGTCAGCGGCAGCAGCAGGTGATAGCAGGAAACGGAGGTGGGAACGCCGAGAATTCCGGGAGTGTCCAGGAAGAAGGGAAGCTCTGCGGCGATGTAGTCCAGGCAGGCGGACCGCTGCTCGGCGGTCACGGACTGCCCGTCGGGAAGCTTCGTCGCAAGGAAGTGCTCCACCATCGCGTCGCAGCTCTTGCTGAATTCGTCGTCCGTGGCCAGGAAGTGCCGGACGCGACGGTGCAGCAGTTCGTACACGGCATTGCCGGAGAACTCCGACAGCGCCCGCACACGGACGGCACTGCTCGGTGGTCCTGCCGCCTCGACCCCGGTCAGGACGCGGCGGCGGACCGCCTTGAGGTCCTTGGCCGCGCGCCGGGCGGCATGTTCGCGGTTGTGACCGAGAGATGCGAACATCTCGGCGACGTACAGATCGGCATAGACGAAGTCCACTGCGGTGAATCGCTCGGTGGCCCACCGGGTGAGTTCCGTGATGCGGTTGGCGTTGAAATAACTGTTGCCCGGGGAAACCCCGATGAGGGCGTGATCGCCCTCGGCGCAGATGATTCGGCATTGGGGGGTGTAGGGCTGGATCGTGAATGCGTCAGTTGTGATCGTCACTTTTGGAAACGCCCTTGGCCGCCGCTAGTCCCGACGGAGCCCTGTGCTCCGGGTGTGGCGACGACGCCATGAAGTTATCGTCCGGCGGCGGAGAGTCACGAAGCCAGCCCCCCTGTTTGGCGTGAACTAGGCGCACCAGGGCGCAAATTGAACTGTCGGGCGGCTGAAAAAGGTTTACGGCGACACTATTTCAGTGGGCCACCATCAGCGCTTCCGAGCCCACGGGCCGGTAACCCGCCCGCTGAAAGGTGCGCACGCTGCGGGCGTTCCCCGGCGGCTGCTGCGCCCAGACGACCGTGTCCGGCGTCAAGTGGCGTGCTGCCAGGGCGAGTCGGCCACCGATGCCCCGGCCGCGTACCGCCTCGTCCACCTCGATCGCCGCCTCCCAGCGGCCGGCGATGCCCCGGCCGAGTATCAGGACGCCGCCGTCGGCGGACCACACCCGCACGTCGTGGCGGAACTTCATGGCCCGGGCCACGCGCGGGTGATCCGGGTCCTGGATTTCGAGCAGGTCGATGTCCGGGGCGCCCGGCAGGGCGTGCGCGCACGTCAGCAGGTCGATGGTGTCGTTCATCCGGCGGCCCGTGCGCTGCATCAGGGCCATCAGGAACGCCGGATTCATCGAAGCCGCCAGCGGGTCGCAGCGGGTCGCGGCCAGCGTGGACCGTACCCACTCGGGGTCCTCGTCCGTGAAGATCACCGAGTGGGCGGTAAAGGCCAGCACTCCGGCGTCCCGGCGGTTCGGCTGCGGGATCACGGTCGTGGAGCCGTCCGGCGCCGGGAAGTCGCCGTGCGCCGCCGCTGCCAGGATCGCTGCCAGTGCGCTGTCCGTAGCGTCAGTCATGTCTGCCATGCAGAGATCCAAGCATCCCAACGCGGGCGCGTACCAGGCACGATGGCCGGGCCGATAATCTGTTCGCGTACTGACAGCATCAGAAGGGGTGGATCCAGTGGCGGACATCGAGTCGGCGCGCAAGGCTTTCGCACGGTACGACGTCAACGGGGACGGGCTGATCTCTGCGGCCGAGTACAAGAGCGTCATGGCGCAGCTTGGTGACCCCTACGTCACCGAGACGGTGGCCCAGGCCGTGATCAACTCCCACGACAGCAACGGCGACGGCAAGCTCACCTTCGACGAGTTCTGGGCGATCCAGAACAAGGGCTGACACCCCCAGGGCTGACGCTCTCGTCGCCTCCCGAGACCCTGCGGGTCCGGAACTCACCCGGCGGTGGTGGGCTCCGGACCCGTTCGCGTACTCGCCCTGCTCGCGGCCATGTCCGCGAGCTCCGCCTGCGCCGCTTCGAGCCAGCCGATCCGGAACTTCTCCAGATCGATCCCGGCGCGCAGGACGAGATGGCGCAAACGGTCGCTCTCACTGTCCCTGCCGGCGCCGAAGTCGCGCTCCTCGATCGCGGTGTACTCCGCCAACTGCGCCCGGTGCAGCGCCAGATGGCGGCGTACCTCCTCCTCAAGTCCTCGCGCGCCCACCACGCCCGCCGCGCGCAGGCGCAGTGCGAGTGCGTCACGGACGGGCTTGGGGTCCTCGCTCCTCGCCACCCACTCGGCCAGCTCGGCGCGGCCCGCGGGCAGTACCTCGTACTCCTTCTTCTGGCCCCGGGTGGGCTGCTGCTGGGGCAGGGCCCGGATGGCACCGGACTGCTCCAGCTTGCCCAGCTCGCGGTAGATCTGCTGATGCGTGGACGGCCAGAAGTAGCCGATGGACTTGTCGAACCTGCGGGTCAGTTCCAGCCCCGACGACGGCTTTTCGAGCAGGGCGGTGAGGATCGCGTACGGGAGGGACATGACCGCATCCTAGGTAGTCACAATGCCGCCGCGAGTTCCGTTCCCTGCCGGATCGCGCGCTTGGCGTCCAGTTCGGCGGCGACATCGGCGCCGCCGATCAGGTGCACCGGCTGCCCGGCGGCGACCAGCGCGTCGTACAGCTCGCGGCGCGGCTCCTGCCCGGTGCACAGGACGACCGTGTCGACGGGGATGAGCTGCTGCTCGCCGTCGACCGTGACATGCAGCCCCGCGTCGTCGATACGGTCGTACGCCGCGCCCGCGACCGTGGTGACGCCCCGGTGCTTGAGCTCGGTGCGGTGGATCCAGCCGGTGGTCTTGCCGAGGCCGGCGCCGACCTTGGTGGCCTTGCGCTGGAGCAGGTGGACGGTGCGCGGCGGCGCGGAGCGGTCGGGCTTGCGGAGGCCGCCGGGGGAGCGGTAGTCGGTGTCGACGCCCCACTGCCGGAAGTACACCTCGGGGTTCTGGCTCGCACCCTCGCCCTCGTCGGTCAGGAACTCCGCGACGTCGAAGCCGATACCGCCCGCGCCGATGATCGCGACGCGCTTGCCGACGGGTGCGCCGTCGCGCAGGACGTCGAGGTAGCTGAGCACGCTGGGGTGGTCGATGCCGGGGATGTCGGGGGTGCGCGGGGTGACTCCAGTGGCCAGCACGATCTCGTCGTACCCGCCCGCCGAGAGGTCGTCGGCCGTGACCGGGGTGTTCAGCCGGACGTCCACGCCGTGCGCTTCGAGCTGCGTACGGAAGTAGCGGATCGTCTCGTCGAACTCCTCCTTGCCGGGGATCCGGCGGGCCACATTGAGCTGACCGCCGATAGCGTCGGCGGCGTCGAAGAGCGTGACCTCGTGCCCGCGCCCGGCGGCCGAGACGGCGAAGGCGAGCCCGGCCGGGCCCGCACCGACCACGGCGATGCGACGACGGAGACGTGTCGGGGAAAGGACCAGCTCGGTCTCGTGGCAGGCGCGCGGGTTCACCAGGCAGGAGGTGATCTTGCCGCTGAAGGTGTGGTCCAGGCAGGCCTGGTTGCAGCCGATGCAAGTGTTGATCGTGTCGCTCCGGCCCGCCTGCGTCTTGGCGACGAAGTCCGGGTCGGCGAGGAACGGCCGGGCCATCGACACCATGTCCGCGCGGCCCTCGGCGAGCAATTGCTCGGCGACCTCGGGGGTGTTGATGCGGTTGCTGGTGATCAGCGGCACGGATACCGAGCCCATGACCTTCTTGGTCACCCAGCTGTACGCGCCGCGCGGCACCGACGTCGCGATGGTGGGGATGCGGGCCTCGTGCCAGCCGATGCCGGTGTTGATGATCGTCGCGCCGGCCGCCTCGATCTCCTTGGCGAGCGAGACGACCTCCTCCAGCGACGATCCGCCCGGGACCAGGTCGAGCATCGAGAGCCGGTAGATCAGGATGAAGTCGGGGCCGACCCGCTCGCGCACCCGGCGGACGATCTCCAGCGGGAAGCGGGTGCGGTTCTCGTACGTGCCGCCCCACCGGTCCTCGCGGTGGTTGGTCGCGCTCGCGATGAACTCATTGATGAGGTAGCCCTCGGAGCCCATGATCTCCACGCCGTCGTACCCGGCGAGCTTCGCGAGACCCGCTGCCCGTACGAAGTCCTCGACGGTCTGCTCGACCTGCGCGTCGGTGAGGGCGTTGGGCACGAAGGGGCTGATCGGCGCCTGGATCGCGCTGGGTGCGACCAGGTCCTTGTGGTACGCGTACCGGCCGAAGTGCAGGATCTGCATCGCGATCCGACCGCCCGCCGCGTGCACGGCGTCGGTGACGGTGCGGTGCTGCGCGGCCTCCGCCTCGGTGGTGAGCTTGGCCCCGCCCTCGTACGGTCGGCCCTCGTCGTTGGGGGCGATGCCGCCGGTGACGATGAGGCCCACGCCGCCGCGGGCGCGCTCGGCGTAGAACGCGGCCATGCGCTCGAAGCCGCGCTCGGCCTCTTCGAGCCCGACGTGCATCGATCCCATCAGCACGCGGTTGGGGAGGGTCGTGAAGCCGAGGTCGAGGGGGCTCAGCAGATGGGGGTACGCACTCTTCGGGCTCATGGAGGCATTTCTAGACCACCGGAGAGACCTTGTGCAACAAGTTGCATAATGGAGAGAGGGGCATCACAGCGGCCGTGTCCCCGCGGCGTCACAGTGCGCTGTAGACGGCCTCGACCAGCGCCATCTTGCGCGGGTCGTCGGCGATGTTCGGCCCCATGCGGTTCATGACGTATCCCATGCTGATGTCCGCCTCCGGGTCCGCGAGCCCGCAGGAGCCGCCGTACCCGTCGTGGCCGAAGGCGCGCGGGTTGGGGCCGTACGAGCCGTTCGGCCCGCTCAGCCACAGGCCGAGCCCGAGCTCCGTGTCGTGGCCGAAGCCCACGCCCAGCACCAGGTCGCGGCAGCTGCCCTGGCCCTCCCGGATCCGCTCGGTGGCCTCGGGGGACAGGACGCGGTGCTCGCCGGAGCGGCCCTGGCGGGCGAAGATCCCGTACAGGGCGGCGACGGCGCGGGCGGTGCCGTGGCCGTTGGCGGCGGGGATCTGGGCGGCCCGCCAGGCAGGGGTGTTGGCCTCGGTGACGCCGGGGCCCGGGTTGAGGAGCGAGGCGAGCGCGAGCGGGGTCAGCTGGGCGAAGAGCGCCGCCTGTTCGCTGGTGGGCGTGGTCGGCGGATGCACCAGTTCGGCGGCCCGCCCCGCGTCCTTCTCCGGCAGCCCGATGGTGAAGTCGATGCCCAGCGGTCCGGTGACCTCCTGGTGGAGGAACTCGCCGGGGAGCAGACCCGTGATGCGCCGGACCACCTCGCCGACCAGGAAGCCGTACGTGATCGTGTGATAGCCGGACTGCGTGCCCGGCTCCCACCAGGGCTCGGTCGCCGCCAGCCGCGCGCAGGTCAGCTCCCAGTCGTACAGCTCGGCAAGGGTATGTGGCTCGCGCAGTCCGGCCAGGCCCGCGCGGTGCGAGAGGAGGTGGCGTACGAGAATGGCCGCCTTGCCGGCTTCGGCGAATTCCGGCCAGTACGCCGCGACCGGGGCGTCGAGGTCGAGCAGGCCCCGGTCGGCGAGCAGATGCGCGCACAGCGCCGTCGGCCCCTTGGTCGTCGACCAGACATTGACCAGGGTTTCCCGCTCCCACGGGCGGCTGCGGGCGTCGTCGGCCCAGCCGCCCCACAGGTCGACCACGGTCTCCCCGCCGGCCAGCACGGTCACGGCCGCGCCCAGTTCGCCGCGCTGTCGGAAGTTCTCCTCGAAGGCGGCGCGGACCGCGGAGAACCGGTCGTCGCAGTGGCCGTGGATCACGGGGTCCTCCAGGCGGCAGCAGTCGGTACGGTTGCCAGGAACGTACCGACTGGTCGGACTGGACGGAAGACGCCATGCACGGCCAACCGGGCTGTCCGTGCCGGAAATCCGGCACGGACAGCTCAGCGGCGTATCAAACGGCTTCTCGGACGGCTACTGAGACGGTTTCTCAGATGTTGACGCCGAAGTCCGTCGCGATGCCGCGCAGGCCAGAGGCATAGCCCTGGCCGACAGCGCGGAACTTCCACTCCGGGCCGTTGCGGTAGAGCTCGCCGAAGACCATGGCCGTCTCGGTCGAGGCGTCCTCGGAGAGGTCGTACCGCGCGAGCTCGTTGCTGTCCGCCTGGTTGATCACGCGGATGAAGGCGTTGCGGACCTGGCCGAAGCTCTGGCCGCGGCTGT from Streptomyces spiramyceticus carries:
- a CDS encoding GNAT family N-acetyltransferase, with protein sequence MADMTDATDSALAAILAAAAHGDFPAPDGSTTVIPQPNRRDAGVLAFTAHSVIFTDEDPEWVRSTLAATRCDPLAASMNPAFLMALMQRTGRRMNDTIDLLTCAHALPGAPDIDLLEIQDPDHPRVARAMKFRHDVRVWSADGGVLILGRGIAGRWEAAIEVDEAVRGRGIGGRLALAARHLTPDTVVWAQQPPGNARSVRTFQRAGYRPVGSEALMVAH
- a CDS encoding tRNA-dependent cyclodipeptide synthase, which produces MTITTDAFTIQPYTPQCRIICAEGDHALIGVSPGNSYFNANRITELTRWATERFTAVDFVYADLYVAEMFASLGHNREHAARRAAKDLKAVRRRVLTGVEAAGPPSSAVRVRALSEFSGNAVYELLHRRVRHFLATDDEFSKSCDAMVEHFLATKLPDGQSVTAEQRSACLDYIAAELPFFLDTPGILGVPTSVSCYHLLLPLTELLYAKGGGLRAARNQAYAVVKPDAFGRTADDVRRAA
- a CDS encoding cytochrome P450, with protein sequence MMSDELLEFPFSRRGDVLPEECSWLREQQPVARVRTLTGDSAWLVSSYPLAKQVLEDERFSLKDTAAPGVPRQYALTIPPEVVNNMGNINSAGLRGAVMKALNPRAGEGLHCWLGITADKLIDDLLAWGPPVDLRAGFADPFSAALHCKVLGVPFEDWPRLMSSLDIAFMTSAHAFEGSQLNWYKDVDYMVQRLNAPVAERSGLLGQLAALRDEEGSEHLTDEVLGTVAVSLFGAGAVSTSAFLVLAVLALLQRPELIGYLRDHPDRMGRAVDELLRWNLSIGDGLPRIALDDVQLGDVLVRKGELVLVLVEGANFDPAVFEDPENLNLDREHNPHLAFGGGRHFCPASALGRAHAEAALAVLVERLPGLRLAVPTEQLVWRTGFIKRLPERLPVMW
- a CDS encoding EF-hand domain-containing protein; its protein translation is MADIESARKAFARYDVNGDGLISAAEYKSVMAQLGDPYVTETVAQAVINSHDSNGDGKLTFDEFWAIQNKG
- a CDS encoding PadR family transcriptional regulator, with amino-acid sequence MSLPYAILTALLEKPSSGLELTRRFDKSIGYFWPSTHQQIYRELGKLEQSGAIRALPQQQPTRGQKKEYEVLPAGRAELAEWVARSEDPKPVRDALALRLRAAGVVGARGLEEEVRRHLALHRAQLAEYTAIEERDFGAGRDSESDRLRHLVLRAGIDLEKFRIGWLEAAQAELADMAASRASTRTGPEPTTAG
- a CDS encoding NADPH-dependent 2,4-dienoyl-CoA reductase; translation: MSPKSAYPHLLSPLDLGFTTLPNRVLMGSMHVGLEEAERGFERMAAFYAERARGGVGLIVTGGIAPNDEGRPYEGGAKLTTEAEAAQHRTVTDAVHAAGGRIAMQILHFGRYAYHKDLVAPSAIQAPISPFVPNALTDAQVEQTVEDFVRAAGLAKLAGYDGVEIMGSEGYLINEFIASATNHREDRWGGTYENRTRFPLEIVRRVRERVGPDFILIYRLSMLDLVPGGSSLEEVVSLAKEIEAAGATIINTGIGWHEARIPTIATSVPRGAYSWVTKKVMGSVSVPLITSNRINTPEVAEQLLAEGRADMVSMARPFLADPDFVAKTQAGRSDTINTCIGCNQACLDHTFSGKITSCLVNPRACHETELVLSPTRLRRRIAVVGAGPAGLAFAVSAAGRGHEVTLFDAADAIGGQLNVARRIPGKEEFDETIRYFRTQLEAHGVDVRLNTPVTADDLSAGGYDEIVLATGVTPRTPDIPGIDHPSVLSYLDVLRDGAPVGKRVAIIGAGGIGFDVAEFLTDEGEGASQNPEVYFRQWGVDTDYRSPGGLRKPDRSAPPRTVHLLQRKATKVGAGLGKTTGWIHRTELKHRGVTTVAGAAYDRIDDAGLHVTVDGEQQLIPVDTVVLCTGQEPRRELYDALVAAGQPVHLIGGADVAAELDAKRAIRQGTELAAAL
- a CDS encoding serine hydrolase domain-containing protein, whose translation is MIHGHCDDRFSAVRAAFEENFRQRGELGAAVTVLAGGETVVDLWGGWADDARSRPWERETLVNVWSTTKGPTALCAHLLADRGLLDLDAPVAAYWPEFAEAGKAAILVRHLLSHRAGLAGLREPHTLAELYDWELTCARLAATEPWWEPGTQSGYHTITYGFLVGEVVRRITGLLPGEFLHQEVTGPLGIDFTIGLPEKDAGRAAELVHPPTTPTSEQAALFAQLTPLALASLLNPGPGVTEANTPAWRAAQIPAANGHGTARAVAALYGIFARQGRSGEHRVLSPEATERIREGQGSCRDLVLGVGFGHDTELGLGLWLSGPNGSYGPNPRAFGHDGYGGSCGLADPEADISMGYVMNRMGPNIADDPRKMALVEAVYSAL